The Paenibacillus sp. FSL R7-0345 DNA segment CCCCTGCCGTAACCTCCGACATCCTCCAGTCCATAAACAACGGACAAGCCCTTCTTGATGTACTTCTTAAGTTCCTTGAGCAGTAAAGGAAAGGCAGACGGCTTGTTATCGAATTTTAGTTCTCCTAACTTCTTGCTCCAGCAGTCAATAATGACGGCTGTATGATGCTGTTTATGCAGGTCAACTCCTACATAGATTAGATTCTGCTGTTCAATCATGCTCTTTTGCTCCCTCTGTATTTGAATTGTTACTAATGGATTCGATTCGTTGCATTCAAGAATCTTTGCTGTCTTTATCGCTTGATCTGTATGTATCCAGCCCATTAGTAACCACTCAAACGAGTGGCGAAAACATCATGGATAAACAAGTTTGCATCCTCAGTTCGAGCGGTCGGTGCCGCAAAGATACGTTAGCAATCTCTTGTTTACGATAATGCTTAGAAAGCTGTAAGTTTTAACATCCCAGCAACATGTGACTTCTCCAGACGTACATAAAGCAGGTCTAGCCGCAGTTCTTCTGTGTACTCGTGAATCTTATCTATGATTTTCTCCGCTGTCGGCAAGTGAATCTCCGCAGCTTGTTCATGTGTAATTTGAAAAATAGCATTTTCATAAGCGGCAGTGGTTCGGAGACTTGTTAGAAGCTGATCTTCTTGCTCAACCAGCGATTCATACTTATCTTGTAATATCGTCACAAGCACATTCCTCCTGACGGTAGGATCGCTTGATGTTTACCGTCTGCTTCGATCTGCCCATAACGATACGTTCCTTGGTAAAATGCTTTACGATCTAGGATTCGTTTCACCTGTACTTTGGTGAATCTCTTCCCTTGTTCCGTTGTGAATCCTTCTTCGTTTAGCGTCTCTGCTAAAGCCGACAATGACCATACAGGGTATTGCTCTTTTAATTGAAATAGCCGCTGAACCGTGGATGCCTTCTGTTCGTCAATGAACATTTGCTTTGATCCCCGTTTTCCTTTGTAACCAAAAGGAATACCCCCACCTGCAAACTTGCCTTCGGAAGCCTTTTTGTTTCGTCCACGTCCCAGCTTCATAGCAATCTCCAGCCGCTGATAAGCATCCAGCAATTCCATCAAACCGTTAATCAAGAAGTCAGACGGGTCTTTCTTAAAAATGCTATAGGTCGGTTGTTCAATACTCCGAATGTCAATGTTGCGCTTTTTAAGCTCCCGATGAACAAGGACTTTGACGATATCGCTTCTCCATAATCTGCTTGTGTTCAGGACAACAACGTAATCCACCTTCTGAGTCGATACATAAGTCAGCATGTCTTGGAAGCCCTCTCGTTCGACCTCTAAGGCTTCCTCGTCCACTTTCGCTCCACTGATGCCCTCGTCGGTAAAAACCTGAACCAGATGCCAACCTTGCTGCTCACAGTACGACTGAATCTCGTCTTGCTGGTAGGACAAGCTGTAGCCATCCTTCACCTGACCTTGTGTACTGACCCGCACATAGCCTATGACATTCATAGGTTACCTCCCCCCGTTACCTTAGCGTTACATGAATTAGAATTGCTGTAACACTACAACTATATACCCTTAAGAGTATATATCGATTATAGTACCTTTAAGCGTAATATCAATGCTAGATTGGATACAATGTGATATAGTACGGTTAATAGTACGTTTTTACGTTGGAGGATTATTTCCCTATGAAATTAAAGATTCGCTTAAAAGAAATACTTGCCGAGAAAGGAATTTCTCAACGTCAACTCTCTATGCAAATGAACATTCGCTACGCAACGATCAATCATCTCTGTTCCGATTCAGTAGACAGAGTCTATATCCGAACGCTGGAAGCGATATGTGAAGCTCTAGACATCTCCATCCATGAACTGATTGTTGAAGATTCGGAAGCTTAAGGTGCTTAAATGTAAGTCGGGTCGGGCGCTGGATGTGCTACGCCCTATTCCTCAACAAGAATCATGCTTTTTGATGTAAACCACCCCCGGGTGTTTTCCTATCGTAATGGCGAACATTTCCCAGAAGGTAGGGGTTGAAATCTCTTTATTTTCAAGTAGAATAGAGACTATGTTATTTTTATTTCATCCAGCATGTTGGACTTTTTATCGTTATCGGCAAAATAACGTGTCCATCGGTGAGGATGTGTCTTCTAGCTATTTATAGCAAGACGATCTAGGCAGTTCCCTTGGGGGATTGCTATTTTTTTTGCTAAGTTTTTGCGATTGGCATAAGTCGATGGTGCATAAAGCTGCCTTAATTCAGGCTCATCGAATATGCTTTGCAGAAGTTGGAAACCAAGAACAGTTTCGATCTTGGATATGTTCTCTCTATTTTCCATTAGCCAAGACAAATCCATATCTCCAATTTCTTCTGGGTACTCGATCTGTGCAAGCGTCCTCTCCATCGTATAGTCAAAGAATGGTTTTTGGAGTAATTCTACTGCCTTTCTCGTTGTCGAGAATCTTCTCAGGTCGTTGTCACTAGGTCGAACTTCTATTCGAAGTATACCTTTAGAACGTTCAATAATCTCGTTTGATTCTTCTTCCTTTCGGGTCTGCTTATGCTTATCATAAAGCATAATTCTGCTGCTCTTATTCCGGTATTCAACGGTCTGGTCTTGGTTGTACGCTATTGTATTCTTGTAAGCAAGCTGCTGCCTACTGAGCATCCGCACATACTCACCGACCTTTTTACCTACTTGAAAATTGCAACAAACATCACATCGGCTTATTATCCATTCAGAGTGTGGAATATACACATC contains these protein-coding regions:
- a CDS encoding helix-turn-helix transcriptional regulator codes for the protein MKLKIRLKEILAEKGISQRQLSMQMNIRYATINHLCSDSVDRVYIRTLEAICEALDISIHELIVEDSEA
- a CDS encoding recombinase family protein, translated to MNVIGYVRVSTQGQVKDGYSLSYQQDEIQSYCEQQGWHLVQVFTDEGISGAKVDEEALEVEREGFQDMLTYVSTQKVDYVVVLNTSRLWRSDIVKVLVHRELKKRNIDIRSIEQPTYSIFKKDPSDFLINGLMELLDAYQRLEIAMKLGRGRNKKASEGKFAGGGIPFGYKGKRGSKQMFIDEQKASTVQRLFQLKEQYPVWSLSALAETLNEEGFTTEQGKRFTKVQVKRILDRKAFYQGTYRYGQIEADGKHQAILPSGGMCL